The Hymenobacter baengnokdamensis genome includes a region encoding these proteins:
- a CDS encoding bifunctional 5,10-methylenetetrahydrofolate dehydrogenase/5,10-methenyltetrahydrofolate cyclohydrolase — translation MTQATPHLIDGKQTAEDIKVEIAAEVELLKAAGQKVPHLAAILVGHDGGSETYVRNKVLACERVGFASTLLRFEDDITEAALLAQVAALNEDADIDGFIVQLPLPKHIDPEKVIEAIRPEKDVDGFHPMNLGRMVAGLPALLPATPSGIVELMARQGIKTSGQHCVVIGRSNIVGTPVSILLAKNLETANCTVTLCHSRTKNLPEIVRQADIIVAAIGRPEFVTADMVKPGAVVIDVGTTRVTDANKKSGYALKGDVNFAEVAPLASRITPVPGGVGPMTIAMLLLNTLRAAKGTVYPK, via the coding sequence ATGACCCAAGCCACTCCCCACCTCATCGACGGCAAGCAGACCGCCGAGGACATCAAAGTTGAAATCGCCGCCGAAGTCGAGTTACTGAAGGCCGCCGGCCAAAAGGTGCCTCACCTCGCTGCCATCCTGGTGGGCCACGACGGCGGCTCCGAAACCTACGTGCGCAACAAGGTGCTGGCCTGCGAGCGCGTCGGCTTTGCCAGCACGCTGCTGCGCTTCGAAGACGACATCACCGAGGCCGCGCTGCTGGCCCAGGTGGCAGCCCTGAATGAGGACGCCGACATCGATGGCTTCATCGTGCAGCTGCCGCTGCCCAAGCATATCGACCCGGAGAAGGTGATTGAGGCCATCCGGCCGGAGAAGGACGTGGACGGCTTTCACCCCATGAACCTGGGCCGCATGGTGGCCGGGCTGCCCGCGCTGCTGCCCGCCACGCCCTCGGGCATCGTGGAGCTGATGGCCCGCCAGGGTATCAAAACCAGCGGCCAGCACTGCGTGGTTATCGGCCGCAGCAACATTGTGGGAACTCCGGTTAGCATTCTGCTGGCCAAGAACTTGGAAACCGCCAATTGCACGGTTACTTTATGCCATTCGCGCACGAAGAACCTGCCCGAAATCGTGCGGCAGGCCGATATCATCGTGGCCGCTATCGGCCGGCCCGAGTTCGTAACGGCCGACATGGTGAAGCCCGGTGCGGTAGTAATTGACGTTGGCACGACCCGCGTAACCGACGCCAACAAGAAGAGCGGCTACGCGCTGAAAGGCGATGTCAACTTCGCCGAAGTAGCGCCGCTGGCGTCGCGCATCACGCCTGTGCCGGGCGGCGTAGGCCCCATGACCATCGCCATGCTGCTGCTCAACACGCTGCGCGCTGCTAAGGGCACCGTATATCCGAAATAG
- a CDS encoding 7-carboxy-7-deazaguanine synthase QueE produces MPPTGSILPVMEQFYTIQGEGFNTGRAAYFIRLGGCDVGCVWCDVKESWDADAHPRQAVADLVAAASAHPGRHVVVTGGEPLMHDCGPLTGALQAAGFKTWIETSGAHPLSGSWDWICVSPKKFKAPRPDVLAHADELKIIIFNESDFKWAEEHAALVPATTRLYLQPEWSRAARMTPALIDYVKANPRWQVSLQTHKYLDIP; encoded by the coding sequence ATGCCCCCCACTGGTTCAATCCTTCCAGTAATGGAGCAGTTTTATACTATTCAGGGAGAAGGCTTTAACACCGGGCGGGCGGCCTACTTTATTCGCCTCGGCGGCTGCGACGTGGGCTGCGTGTGGTGCGATGTGAAGGAGTCGTGGGATGCCGACGCGCACCCCCGCCAGGCCGTGGCCGACCTGGTGGCCGCCGCCAGCGCGCACCCCGGCCGCCACGTCGTCGTCACGGGCGGCGAGCCACTGATGCACGACTGCGGCCCGCTCACCGGGGCGCTGCAAGCCGCCGGCTTTAAAACCTGGATTGAAACCAGCGGCGCCCACCCGCTCTCGGGCAGCTGGGACTGGATATGCGTGTCGCCCAAAAAATTCAAGGCCCCGCGTCCCGACGTGCTGGCCCACGCCGATGAGTTAAAAATTATCATATTTAACGAAAGCGACTTCAAGTGGGCTGAAGAGCACGCCGCCCTGGTGCCCGCCACCACGCGCCTCTACCTCCAGCCCGAGTGGAGCCGCGCCGCCCGCATGACGCCCGCCCTCATCGACTATGTAAAAGCTAATCCGCGCTGGCAAGTGTCGCTCCAAACCCACAAATACCTCGACATTCCGTAG
- a CDS encoding OmpA family protein, whose protein sequence is MLSKLLLGSGLVLCLAATPTLAQQVPASITDGKARSLYEKAQSLYYKDRQPQQALLVWQQLTEKFPDLGEPFLRKASLQLTLGDHAGAFEAYKQGLGKLPVEPARAADYLILGKLASEVGDYATIRTAYTNYLQTKPTSPNQVAYAQLQLQNCDYAAEAMAHPTGPAPERLPAPLNQFRDQYFPVLTADNRFLLFTVRRNPELRGQENEDVLISAVDAEGKFGVPQSISPVINSRENEGAATISGDGKTLVFTSCGRAGGVGDCDLYISHRRGNQWTAPRNLGVLVNSKNWDSQPSLSADGRTLYFASNRGGGLGGFDIYVSTIGDDDAWGPARNVGAPINTSRDDLAPFIHASGTTLYYSSTGLVGLGNSDIFRSEQDDKGQWSPPRNLGYPLNTFASEASIFISSDNKRVYCTRTEPPRPGEAANLPPVILLYGSEAPASARARETSTYTQGRVFDAVTKKPLNAVVRLFDLKTNALTQQVYSDAETGEYTAVLNEGRAYAMYATAPGYLLKSLSFDYSNQQKFDPLTLDIYLDPAKSGRSAVLNNLFFDSNQATLKPRSRTELDRLVDFLRQDASLRVEIAGHTDNVGQPATNLSLSQRRAQAVLSYLTAHGVPASRLRAQGYGESKPLTANDSEAHRAQNRRIELRIL, encoded by the coding sequence ATGTTATCCAAGCTTCTGTTAGGCTCCGGCCTTGTACTTTGTCTGGCCGCTACGCCCACCCTGGCCCAGCAAGTACCTGCTTCCATCACCGACGGCAAAGCCCGTAGCCTCTACGAAAAGGCTCAGAGCCTGTACTACAAAGACCGGCAGCCCCAGCAGGCGCTGCTGGTGTGGCAGCAGCTGACGGAGAAGTTTCCCGACCTCGGCGAGCCTTTTTTGCGCAAGGCTTCCTTGCAGCTCACGCTCGGCGACCACGCCGGTGCCTTCGAGGCGTATAAGCAAGGCCTTGGCAAGCTGCCCGTTGAGCCTGCCCGGGCGGCCGATTACCTTATCCTGGGCAAGCTGGCTTCGGAGGTGGGCGACTATGCCACCATCCGCACGGCCTATACCAATTATTTACAAACTAAGCCCACTAGCCCCAACCAGGTAGCCTACGCCCAGCTACAGCTCCAGAACTGCGATTATGCTGCCGAGGCCATGGCACACCCCACCGGCCCCGCGCCCGAGCGCCTGCCCGCGCCGCTCAACCAGTTCCGCGACCAGTACTTCCCGGTGCTGACTGCCGATAACCGCTTCCTGCTCTTCACGGTGCGCCGCAACCCCGAGCTGCGCGGCCAGGAAAACGAGGATGTGCTCATCAGCGCCGTCGATGCCGAGGGCAAGTTTGGGGTGCCGCAGTCCATATCCCCGGTCATTAACTCGCGCGAGAATGAGGGCGCGGCCACCATCTCGGGCGATGGCAAAACGCTGGTATTCACCAGCTGCGGCCGGGCCGGCGGCGTGGGCGACTGCGACCTCTACATCTCGCACCGGCGCGGCAACCAGTGGACGGCCCCCCGCAACCTGGGGGTGCTCGTTAACTCTAAAAACTGGGACTCGCAGCCCTCCCTTTCGGCCGATGGCCGCACGCTCTACTTTGCCTCCAACCGAGGGGGCGGACTTGGGGGTTTTGATATATATGTAAGTACGATTGGGGACGATGATGCCTGGGGGCCGGCCCGCAATGTAGGCGCGCCCATCAACACCAGCCGCGACGACCTGGCGCCGTTTATTCATGCCAGCGGCACCACCCTCTACTACAGCTCTACGGGCCTCGTGGGCCTGGGTAATTCCGATATTTTCCGCTCCGAGCAGGACGATAAAGGCCAGTGGAGCCCGCCGCGCAACCTGGGCTACCCGCTCAATACCTTTGCCAGCGAAGCCTCCATTTTTATCTCTTCGGATAATAAGCGCGTGTACTGCACCCGCACCGAGCCGCCCCGGCCCGGCGAGGCGGCCAACCTGCCCCCGGTTATTCTGCTCTACGGCAGCGAAGCCCCGGCCAGCGCCCGCGCCCGCGAAACCAGTACCTACACCCAGGGCCGCGTCTTTGATGCCGTTACGAAAAAGCCGCTCAATGCCGTGGTGCGGCTGTTTGACCTCAAAACCAACGCCCTGACCCAGCAGGTGTATTCCGATGCCGAAACCGGCGAATACACGGCCGTGCTCAACGAGGGCCGCGCCTACGCCATGTACGCCACCGCGCCCGGCTACCTGCTCAAGAGCCTGAGCTTCGACTACTCCAACCAGCAGAAATTTGACCCGCTGACGCTCGATATCTACCTCGACCCGGCCAAAAGTGGCCGGAGCGCGGTACTGAACAACCTGTTTTTCGATTCTAACCAGGCAACCCTCAAGCCCCGCTCGCGCACCGAGCTCGACCGCCTGGTCGATTTTCTGCGCCAGGATGCCAGCCTGCGCGTAGAGATAGCCGGCCATACCGACAACGTGGGCCAGCCCGCCACTAACCTTAGCCTGAGCCAGCGCCGGGCGCAGGCCGTGCTGAGCTACCTCACGGCCCACGGCGTGCCCGCCAGCCGCCTGCGCGCCCAGGGCTACGGCGAAAGCAAGCCCCTTACTGCCAACGATTCGGAGGCCCACCGCGCCCAGAACCGCCGAATAGAGTTGCGAATTCTATAA
- a CDS encoding citrate synthase: MAETAELILDGKSITLPVFEGTEHEKAFDIGKLRDQTGYVTLDSGYKNTGATKSAITFLDGEEGILRYRGYPIEQLAEKSSFLEVAYLLIYGTLPTEAQLKEFSGQITKHTLVHEDIRKIFDGFPSATHPMAILSSLTCALTGFYPESLNPNQSKEEIDLTIVRLIAKMSTIAAWTYKNSVGHPLNYPRNDLDYCANFLYMMFSFPTEKYEVNPVVVSAINKLLILHADHEQNCSTSTVRLVGSANASLYGSVSAGINALWGPLHGGANQEVIEMLEAIEKDGGDTSKFIAKAKDKNDPFRLMGFGHRVYKNFDPRAKIIKLAADEVLKALGLEDSPLLKIAQELEQAALTDQYFIDRKLYPNVDFYSGIIYKALGIPTDMFTVLFALGRLPGWIAQWKEMRENKEPIGRPRQIYVGEGERDYVGIAERA, from the coding sequence ATGGCAGAAACTGCTGAACTCATCCTCGACGGCAAGTCTATCACGTTGCCCGTTTTTGAGGGCACCGAGCACGAAAAGGCTTTCGACATCGGCAAGCTGCGTGACCAGACCGGCTACGTAACCCTCGATTCGGGCTATAAAAACACTGGCGCTACGAAGTCGGCCATTACTTTTCTCGACGGCGAAGAAGGCATTCTGCGCTACCGGGGCTATCCTATCGAGCAGCTGGCCGAGAAGTCTAGCTTCCTGGAAGTAGCCTACCTGCTGATATATGGCACGCTGCCAACCGAGGCGCAGCTCAAGGAATTCAGCGGCCAGATTACCAAGCATACGCTGGTGCACGAGGATATCCGCAAGATTTTCGATGGCTTCCCCAGCGCCACGCACCCGATGGCTATTCTGAGCAGCCTCACCTGCGCGCTCACCGGCTTCTACCCTGAAAGCCTCAACCCCAACCAGAGCAAGGAGGAAATCGACCTCACCATCGTGCGCCTGATTGCCAAGATGAGCACCATTGCGGCCTGGACGTACAAGAACTCGGTGGGCCACCCGCTCAACTACCCGCGCAACGACCTCGACTACTGCGCCAACTTCCTGTACATGATGTTCAGCTTCCCGACCGAGAAGTATGAAGTCAACCCCGTGGTAGTGAGCGCCATCAACAAGCTGCTTATCCTGCACGCCGACCACGAGCAGAACTGCTCGACCAGCACCGTGCGCCTCGTGGGCTCGGCCAACGCCAGCCTCTACGGCTCGGTATCGGCGGGCATCAACGCGCTGTGGGGCCCGCTGCACGGCGGCGCCAACCAGGAAGTGATTGAGATGCTCGAAGCCATCGAAAAGGACGGCGGCGACACCAGCAAGTTTATCGCTAAGGCCAAGGACAAGAACGACCCGTTCCGCCTCATGGGCTTTGGTCACCGCGTGTACAAGAACTTCGACCCCCGCGCCAAAATCATTAAGCTAGCCGCCGACGAAGTGCTGAAGGCCCTGGGCCTGGAAGACAGCCCGCTGCTGAAAATAGCCCAGGAGCTGGAGCAAGCGGCGCTTACCGACCAGTACTTCATCGACCGCAAGCTCTACCCGAACGTGGATTTCTACTCGGGCATCATCTACAAGGCGCTGGGTATTCCGACCGATATGTTTACGGTGCTGTTTGCCCTGGGCCGCCTGCCCGGCTGGATTGCTCAGTGGAAAGAGATGCGCGAGAACAAGGAGCCCATTGGCCGCCCGCGCCAGATTTACGTGGGCGAAGGCGAGCGCGACTACGTCGGCATTGCCGAGCGCGCCTAA
- the mnmE gene encoding tRNA uridine-5-carboxymethylaminomethyl(34) synthesis GTPase MnmE: protein MALSTPPGAGALAVVRLSGPDAIRITQALFSKKNLAAQPGHTVHYGTLRDPESHVVLDEVVVALYRGPRSYTREDVVEISGHGSDFIVRQIMAALLRQGARLAEAGEFTKRAFLSGALDLAQAEAVADLIAADSALSHQVALNQLRGGFSDELRGLRARLVQFAALLELELDFGEEDVEFADRTGLGRLLAEVQGVVAGLLRSFELGNVIKNGITTVIAGRPNAGKSTLLNALLREERAIVSATPGTTRDFIEDEVTIDSLRFRFVDTAGLRDNPADEVEAIGVRRTRERIGQAALLLYVFDLTELTPADVQADIAELTATLPSLPVLAVGNKLDLATPAQLAAFREWDSKRQEVALISAGQRRGLEELQAALLGQVRGAGLAGTGTSTIVTNVRHARALEVAVQHLGAVREGLGLGRGTELLAADLRHALAALGEITGEVSSDDLLTSIFTQFCIGK from the coding sequence GTGGCCCTCTCCACTCCGCCCGGCGCAGGTGCCCTGGCCGTGGTGCGCTTATCGGGGCCGGATGCCATTCGGATTACGCAGGCCCTGTTCTCGAAGAAAAATCTGGCCGCCCAGCCCGGCCACACCGTGCACTACGGCACGCTACGCGACCCGGAGAGCCACGTCGTGCTCGATGAGGTGGTAGTGGCGCTGTATCGCGGGCCGCGCTCTTACACCCGCGAAGACGTGGTGGAAATCTCGGGGCACGGCTCCGACTTTATCGTGCGCCAGATAATGGCCGCGCTGCTCCGCCAGGGCGCCCGGCTGGCAGAAGCCGGCGAGTTTACCAAGCGCGCCTTTCTGAGCGGAGCGCTCGACCTGGCCCAGGCCGAAGCCGTAGCCGACCTGATTGCCGCCGACTCGGCCCTGTCGCACCAGGTAGCCCTGAACCAGCTGCGGGGCGGCTTTTCGGATGAGCTGCGCGGGCTGCGGGCCCGGCTGGTGCAGTTTGCGGCCCTGCTGGAGCTGGAGCTGGACTTTGGCGAAGAAGACGTGGAATTTGCCGACCGCACTGGCCTGGGGCGGCTGCTGGCCGAGGTGCAGGGCGTGGTAGCCGGGCTGCTGCGCTCGTTTGAGCTGGGCAACGTGATTAAAAACGGCATTACCACCGTAATTGCCGGGCGGCCCAACGCCGGCAAATCGACCCTGCTCAACGCGCTGCTGCGCGAGGAGCGGGCTATTGTATCGGCCACGCCGGGCACTACCCGCGATTTTATTGAGGATGAGGTAACTATCGACAGCCTGCGTTTCCGCTTTGTGGATACGGCCGGCCTGCGCGACAACCCGGCCGACGAGGTAGAGGCCATCGGTGTGCGGCGCACCCGCGAGCGCATCGGCCAGGCGGCACTGCTGCTTTATGTGTTTGACCTCACGGAGCTGACGCCCGCCGACGTGCAGGCCGACATTGCCGAGCTAACGGCCACCCTGCCCAGCCTGCCCGTGCTAGCCGTAGGCAATAAGCTTGACCTGGCCACGCCGGCACAGCTGGCAGCCTTTCGTGAGTGGGACAGTAAAAGACAGGAAGTAGCCCTTATTTCGGCAGGTCAGCGCCGGGGGCTTGAGGAGCTACAAGCCGCGTTGCTGGGGCAGGTGCGCGGCGCGGGGCTGGCCGGCACCGGTACCAGCACCATCGTAACCAATGTGCGCCACGCCCGCGCCCTCGAAGTGGCAGTGCAGCACCTGGGCGCCGTGCGCGAGGGCCTCGGCCTGGGGCGCGGCACCGAGCTGCTGGCGGCCGACCTGCGCCACGCCCTGGCCGCGCTGGGCGAGATAACGGGCGAAGTTTCGTCGGACGACCTGCTGACGAGCATTTTCACCCAATTCTGCATTGGAAAATGA
- a CDS encoding metal-dependent transcriptional regulator — MTITEENYLKTIYKLAEAEPGQGVSTNRIAAALATRAASVTDMLRRLAEKGLLAYEKYRGVRLTPEGQRLALLTVRKHRLWEVFLVQQLGFSWDEVHEVAEELEHVQSPLLMQRLDAFLNYPTLDPHGDPIPAEDGAMRRPLHRLLTDLSLDECGTLAALKDTSAPFLQYLDKVGLHLGAQVRILAKVAFDNSLELRVNRDRMVLISAEAGKNLYII, encoded by the coding sequence ATGACAATTACGGAGGAAAACTACCTTAAAACCATCTATAAGCTGGCCGAGGCCGAGCCGGGGCAAGGGGTGAGCACCAACCGCATTGCGGCCGCCCTGGCAACCCGCGCCGCTTCGGTAACGGATATGCTGCGGCGACTGGCCGAAAAGGGGCTGCTCGCATACGAAAAGTACCGGGGCGTGCGCCTCACCCCGGAAGGCCAGCGCCTGGCGCTGCTCACCGTGCGCAAGCACCGGCTTTGGGAAGTATTTCTGGTGCAGCAGCTGGGCTTCAGCTGGGATGAGGTGCACGAGGTGGCCGAGGAATTGGAGCACGTTCAGTCGCCGCTACTGATGCAGCGCCTCGATGCGTTTTTGAATTACCCGACCCTCGACCCCCACGGCGACCCCATTCCGGCCGAGGATGGGGCCATGCGCCGCCCCCTGCATCGCCTGCTCACCGACCTGAGCCTGGATGAGTGCGGCACCCTTGCGGCCCTTAAAGACACCTCCGCGCCCTTCCTGCAATACCTGGACAAGGTGGGCCTGCACCTCGGCGCGCAGGTGCGGATACTCGCTAAAGTAGCCTTCGACAACTCGCTGGAGCTGCGCGTCAATCGCGACCGCATGGTGCTTATTTCAGCCGAAGCGGGCAAGAATTTATACATAATATAG
- a CDS encoding 3-oxoacyl-ACP synthase III family protein: MASATTLRHSEIAGVGHYVPDRVVKNADLEQLMETTDAWIQERTGIQERRWFEEGKDTTAGMGAEAARRALAAAGLTPDDVQLIVFATLSPDYFFPGSGVLMQRELGIKNTIPALDVRNQCSGFVYGLSVADQFVRTGMYDTVLVVGSEIHSSGLDKSTRGRAVSVIFGDGAGAVVLRPSSHEGHGILSTHLHAQGEFAEELIVKEPGSNREGRVNYAIAHEPDMYPYMNGQNVFKHAVVRFPQVIKEALDHNGYQAQDIDLLIPHQANLRITQYVQQKMGLPDDKVFSNIQRYGNTTAASIPIALSEAVQAGRIKRGDLVCLAAFGSGFTWASALIKW, translated from the coding sequence ATGGCTTCTGCTACCACCCTGCGCCACTCCGAGATTGCCGGCGTCGGCCACTACGTTCCCGACCGCGTTGTCAAGAACGCCGACCTCGAACAGCTCATGGAAACCACCGATGCCTGGATTCAGGAGCGGACCGGCATTCAGGAGCGGCGCTGGTTTGAGGAAGGCAAGGATACTACTGCCGGCATGGGGGCCGAAGCCGCCCGCCGCGCCCTCGCCGCGGCCGGCCTCACCCCCGATGATGTGCAGCTGATTGTATTTGCCACGCTTTCGCCCGATTATTTTTTTCCGGGCTCGGGCGTACTCATGCAGCGCGAGCTGGGGATTAAGAATACCATTCCGGCCCTCGATGTGCGCAACCAGTGCTCGGGCTTTGTCTATGGCTTGTCGGTGGCCGACCAGTTTGTGCGCACCGGCATGTACGATACCGTGCTCGTGGTGGGCTCCGAAATCCACTCCTCGGGCCTCGACAAAAGCACGCGCGGCCGGGCCGTGTCGGTTATTTTCGGCGATGGTGCCGGGGCAGTGGTGCTGCGCCCCTCTTCGCACGAAGGCCACGGCATTCTCAGCACGCACCTGCACGCGCAGGGCGAGTTTGCCGAGGAGTTGATTGTGAAGGAGCCGGGCTCAAACCGCGAGGGCCGCGTGAACTACGCCATTGCCCACGAGCCCGATATGTATCCGTACATGAATGGCCAGAACGTGTTTAAGCACGCCGTGGTGCGCTTCCCGCAGGTTATCAAGGAAGCGCTTGACCACAATGGCTATCAGGCCCAGGATATTGACCTGCTCATACCGCACCAGGCCAACCTGCGCATTACGCAGTACGTGCAGCAAAAAATGGGGCTGCCCGACGACAAGGTGTTCAGCAATATTCAGCGCTACGGCAATACCACGGCGGCCAGCATTCCCATTGCGCTCAGCGAGGCCGTGCAGGCCGGCCGCATTAAGCGCGGCGACCTGGTGTGCCTGGCTGCTTTCGGCTCGGGCTTCACCTGGGCTTCGGCGTTGATTAAGTGGTAA
- a CDS encoding glycosyltransferase — MVAAPSSPRRFLLASVLKPVDDTRMRGKFAQTLLAEPLTEVHIAGRSTGADLPQSLTQDSPRLYHHHLFGGSRLSLNRLAAQGRYWRLLRGLRPDLVIVHAPELLPLTLLWQALGRGRQFAYDIRENYALNVGTQRVYSGFTKRLLAAGLRWVEGAAARRAAAVFLAEASYANELPFLKKLPPERVLLLENKYQSAPGEVLPTTSCPMPAATAPLRLLFSGTISELNGVREAIALAQALPQHWPAGVELTIMGFCQQPALLAELRRLAQQLSAPPLRLTLIAGAEPVPHSRIVAEIGQSHFGLLAYRPHPSTARCRPTKLFEYLAHGLPVLVSDNPLWTSIVQAHGAGLAINFGEAPRAAATVATALSTAVFYPAGIPADEVLWASEGKKLGHMLKTLGPGPTFAAPFA; from the coding sequence ATGGTCGCTGCTCCTTCCTCGCCCAGGCGGTTCCTGCTTGCCTCCGTGCTCAAGCCCGTAGACGACACCCGGATGCGGGGCAAGTTTGCCCAAACCCTGCTCGCCGAGCCCCTTACCGAGGTGCACATAGCCGGCCGCAGCACCGGCGCCGACCTGCCTCAGTCGCTGACTCAGGATTCTCCGCGGCTTTATCACCACCACCTTTTTGGGGGCTCACGGCTGAGCCTGAACCGCCTGGCTGCCCAAGGGCGCTATTGGCGCCTGCTGCGGGGGCTGCGGCCCGACCTGGTAATCGTGCACGCGCCCGAGCTGCTGCCGCTTACGCTGCTGTGGCAGGCGCTGGGGCGCGGCCGGCAGTTTGCCTACGACATCCGCGAAAACTACGCCCTCAACGTAGGCACCCAACGGGTATATAGCGGTTTTACAAAGCGCCTGTTGGCCGCCGGTCTGCGCTGGGTAGAGGGTGCGGCGGCCCGGCGAGCCGCCGCGGTTTTTCTGGCCGAGGCCAGCTACGCCAACGAGCTGCCTTTTTTAAAAAAGCTGCCTCCTGAACGCGTTTTACTGCTCGAAAACAAGTACCAGTCGGCCCCCGGCGAAGTGCTGCCGACTACCTCCTGCCCCATGCCGGCCGCCACTGCGCCGTTACGGCTGCTGTTTTCGGGCACCATATCGGAGCTGAACGGCGTGAGGGAGGCTATTGCGCTGGCCCAGGCACTGCCTCAGCACTGGCCGGCCGGGGTGGAGCTAACCATCATGGGGTTCTGCCAGCAGCCTGCTTTACTGGCCGAGCTGCGGCGGCTGGCGCAGCAATTATCGGCGCCGCCGCTTCGGCTCACGCTTATTGCGGGGGCCGAGCCGGTACCGCACAGTCGCATTGTGGCCGAAATCGGGCAAAGCCACTTCGGGCTGCTGGCTTACCGGCCTCACCCCAGCACCGCCCGCTGCCGGCCCACCAAGCTTTTCGAGTACCTGGCCCACGGCCTGCCCGTGCTGGTATCCGACAATCCCCTCTGGACCAGCATAGTGCAGGCACATGGGGCAGGGCTGGCAATTAATTTCGGGGAGGCGCCCCGAGCAGCGGCAACCGTAGCAACGGCGCTGTCAACGGCTGTATTTTACCCCGCAGGCATCCCGGCCGACGAAGTGCTGTGGGCCAGTGAAGGCAAAAAATTAGGGCATATGCTGAAAACCCTCGGGCCAGGCCCGACCTTTGCGGCCCCTTTCGCGTAG
- a CDS encoding 2,3,4,5-tetrahydropyridine-2,6-dicarboxylate N-succinyltransferase: MDTTIHHSPVLDRFAAQQAIEAAWADRTLLDQHDTQLAIEHTIEDLDKGHLRVAEPPTEDGGEWTINEWVKKAVILYFPLRQMSTQEVGPFEYYDKMALKTDYASQKVRVVPPAVARYGAYLAPGVILMPSYTNIGAYVGEGTMVDTWATVGSCAQVGKHVHLSGGVGLGGVLEPVQAAPVIIEDGAFIGSRCILVEGCRIGKEAVIGAGVTITGSTKIIDVTGATPKEYKGYVPPRSVVIPGTIPKHFPAGEYQVPCALIIGQRKPSTDLKTSLNDALRDFGVSV, encoded by the coding sequence ATGGACACCACCATTCACCACAGCCCAGTACTCGACCGCTTTGCTGCCCAACAGGCCATTGAAGCGGCCTGGGCCGACCGCACCCTGCTCGACCAGCACGATACCCAGCTGGCCATCGAGCATACCATTGAAGACCTCGACAAAGGCCACCTGCGGGTAGCCGAGCCGCCCACCGAGGATGGCGGCGAATGGACGATAAATGAGTGGGTGAAGAAGGCGGTTATCCTCTACTTCCCGCTGCGCCAGATGAGTACCCAGGAGGTTGGTCCATTCGAGTATTACGACAAGATGGCCCTCAAAACCGACTACGCCAGCCAGAAAGTGCGCGTGGTGCCGCCCGCCGTGGCCCGCTACGGCGCTTACCTGGCCCCCGGCGTTATCCTCATGCCCAGCTACACCAACATCGGCGCCTACGTGGGCGAGGGCACGATGGTCGATACCTGGGCCACGGTGGGCTCCTGCGCCCAGGTGGGCAAGCACGTGCACCTGAGCGGTGGCGTGGGCCTGGGCGGCGTGCTGGAGCCCGTGCAGGCCGCGCCCGTCATCATCGAAGACGGGGCCTTTATCGGCTCGCGCTGCATCCTGGTCGAGGGCTGCCGCATTGGCAAGGAAGCCGTCATCGGCGCGGGCGTCACCATCACGGGCAGCACCAAAATCATTGACGTAACGGGTGCCACGCCCAAGGAATACAAAGGCTACGTGCCGCCGCGCTCGGTCGTCATTCCGGGCACTATTCCCAAGCATTTCCCGGCCGGCGAGTACCAGGTGCCGTGTGCCCTCATTATCGGCCAGCGCAAGCCGAGCACCGATTTGAAAACGAGTTTGAATGATGCGCTGCGCGATTTCGGGGTGTCGGTATAA
- the msrA gene encoding peptide-methionine (S)-S-oxide reductase MsrA, with product MEHATFGAGCFWCVEAVFQNLKGVAKVVSGYAGGRIKNPTYKEVCSGLTGHAEVIDITFDPAVISYPELLEIFWKTHDPTTLNRQGNDTGTQYRSVIYYHNDEQKQLAEDYKKKLNDGHAFPNPVVTEITAAPEFYPAENYHQNYFNLHGHEPYCQFVAKPKVDKVKALFGEKLKAGVV from the coding sequence ATGGAACATGCAACATTTGGGGCCGGCTGCTTTTGGTGCGTCGAGGCCGTTTTTCAAAATCTGAAGGGCGTGGCGAAAGTGGTTTCCGGCTACGCCGGGGGCCGCATCAAAAACCCTACGTATAAGGAAGTATGCAGCGGCCTGACCGGCCACGCCGAGGTGATTGATATTACCTTCGACCCGGCCGTTATCAGCTACCCCGAGCTGCTCGAAATTTTCTGGAAAACCCATGACCCGACGACCCTCAACCGCCAGGGCAACGACACGGGCACGCAGTACCGCTCGGTTATTTATTATCACAACGACGAGCAGAAGCAGCTCGCCGAGGACTACAAAAAGAAGCTCAACGACGGTCACGCTTTCCCTAACCCCGTGGTAACGGAAATTACGGCCGCACCCGAGTTTTACCCCGCTGAGAATTATCACCAGAATTATTTCAACCTGCACGGCCACGAGCCCTACTGCCAGTTTGTGGCCAAGCCCAAAGTGGACAAGGTGAAGGCGCTGTTTGGGGAAAAGTTGAAGGCTGGAGTGGTGTAA